The genomic window AACAAGCCCATACCAAAATGCAGCTTGTAACACCTTGCCTGCAAGACCACAAACAGCACAACAAAGAGAGTTAAAATAGGCAGAAAAAAGAAGATATTGTAATCATGTAAATACAAGTGTTGGCCTTCATTTGGTGGATGAACCAAAAGCTGAATcctaaaatctatttttcatgTCCCAGTAACAGAATAAGTCAAGGaaagcccccccccccccccccccctcctgcATGGGGGAGGCAGGAGAACAGCCAAGTTCTTTTTTTTGGCTCTGTTGCACAGGTTGTAAAACACAGAAGGTTTACAGGAGGAAAAGATTGCTGCTTTCCCAACAGAGAGGGAGGCCTTCACCCTTCCTGAATCTCAAAAATTCGAAAGCCTTTCTCCCTGAACATTTAGAGGTTTCCACACCCTAGGTAGGGAATAAATGAAGTCCTTTAAAGGGAAGTTACAAGTTTCCATATTATGCTACACTCCACCACAACATAGTTTACATGTTATAACTAAAAATCAAGATAAAGGAATTGAGAGCCCTCTCCCTGAAAAATGTTTTGGCATTTAAACAAACTATTGGGTTTAAATACAAAACTTTCCTTCAGGAAATTTTAAGTGGATTCCTCTCTTAGGACTGataattttcccttttctttcacAAATGTTTTAGTCACAAACAGGTTAGTAGACAAAGATGGCTGCAAGCccaattataaaatatcaatacaAACAATTGAGCAAGTTAACAAGACAGTATTTTAAGATATTCATCACTACGCTAATTAGCCTTAAGCTAGGCAGAAAGAAATTATACCATTCATTAGACAGATAATGATCCACAAAATCATGGCACAAACAATGGGCTCACAGTTCCCACGAGTTCCAATGCTGAAGGTAAATGGATTGAAGAGCCATACCATTAAAGCACAAGTGCACAGGTTCTCAGGCACCTTACGTAGCTCCAAAATGGTGTGGATGAATAAACCCACAAGTAAATCTGCAAGATGAATATAATATCAGGTTTATAAGGTTTGAAACAAACAATTCATAGGGTACTCTACCACATTATTAATGCTTTAGTTTTCAAACCTAGACCAGTGGAACTATACaaaaatcatgaagaaaacAGAACACTGATCGACAAATTCGAACAGACAGcacaaaaataatagaatctatGAAATTTAGGGAATAAGAAAAACCATCCATCTGTACTACATCATAAAATAGGGGACACGAAAAGCCCAACAACCTATGCATATCAAGCAATGAAGTAAACATAGAATTAACAATCCAAACCTAGATTTCCACTTAATCGATCATTCATCTTAACAAAGCCTTTATCCAATTAGGGTTAGCTGCATGTCCATTGTATGTAACCACATAATTCGTTAATAAACTGTCAATACATAAACCCCTCAAAACCCCACAAATCTCTGTCTTAACAGTACAAATCAATGAAGTGAAACACTGAGACAACATAATCTAGTTCCCACAGAAACCAATCCTCCAATAAATCAACCAATCGAAGAAAACCTcataaattaaagttttcaGTCCTCTACCTGAAGCAGAGAATAGAAATTTTCCCCATGAAGGATGAATAATTGAGTTGGGCACCAGCAGAAATGCAAGCAAAGGTGAGTAGCGATAGGTAGATCTTTGATAAGGGGACTTTCCAGACGCCACTAAAGAAGCAGCATCAGAAAAGACAAGGTAATCGACATCTGTATATCTAACCTCCATATGGGCATCTTGCCATTCTCCGTATATAATTAAAAGGACTCGAAGAAGTGCAGAGAATAGAAGCAGTGATCGAACATCCATTGATCTCCTTGCCTTCTTCGTTCATTCACTACGTCGACTGAATacaaaaattaaccaaaatagATAAATGAAATCAAGTCCGCAGATTGAAAACACAAGATTCCAAAACCCTAGATCTAGGTTCAGGTTTAGCTATAAGTTTGGTGTAGCCTTGGAGGCGCCAGATTGGGGTTCGACATTGGAGAGGAAATAGGGGCAGGAGGACGTGAGACGGTCCTTGGCGGCGATGATTTTTTTGGAGGACGATGATGATTGGACAGAGATGCGGATTCGTTTTCTTCGTCGTTCGTCGTCGGAGAAGCTGAGGAAATTCCGAGGCTTCTTTGGCTTGGTGGCGGAGGTGGTAGAGGGTTTCGAGGGAGGTGGCGTCGTCGTGGGCGCGGCAGCGGGAGTATCCGGCTCTGCTGCCCATGGTCGGTAGCGGATTGTGATTACAGCGGCTTCCCAGACTGGGCCTGTATTGCTATTTTTGGTTGGGCTTTTCTCCTAAGCTAGTGATTGGGCTTCAGCTCATGTGTTGGTCATTCATTTTAGTTCCATGTagatatttcaaataattaataataattgttcgttcaattttttaactaaatgaGATTCTTAACTATTTTCTcgtaatgaatttatttatttttgtgattaaatttattaattagttttatttaaccTTGTATGATTAATGTTAAAATTCTTTGTATTCACAATTGAAATATAGTTAAAATAGtgaaacaaattatttattttgcacCTTTTAATGGAAATAAGGTTTCAGATTATCAATCGAAATGCCCAAAATCTAGATTGGTTGTTTCACCGATGAATTCTTATATAGTTAAAATATTGAAACGCCCAAAATCTAGATTGGTTGTTTCACTGATGAATTCTTTGCTCCAAGTCATAAATGAAATTACGAAAATTCAAGAACTACTTTATTTATGCAACACAAatatcttaacttttttttctcatgaagaaaaaatagatagtatttaagagaaaaataactTTCTTGTAGATGCATGTTTCTAGGCACTTTTAACTCCCAAAAACtattccccatttctatttttgttGGATCAAGTCAAAGTCAGCCTACTTGAATACCCAAACCCGACTCAAACACCTTTGTTATAAtactaaataagaaaaagaataattatttttatttcaattcccTCTCATAAATATGATAGAAATAAAAGTGAATCATAGTATCATGTACAAGATAGGAATGAAACCCTAGTAAAATTGAGATTTAATTTTCACAATAATaagtttttcttatttctaCCCTTAAGTCATAATGTAATAGACCTGATAAAGAATtgataagaatttaaaaatctatatgATAGTGGTTCATAGAAACGTATCTAActttttgaacaattttcaaaataattatttttaagtattaaaaaagttacAAACATCTCCTAGAATCACCGTCAAACAAGTTCTAAATTATCCCAACTTTTTCTCCCCAAACTATGGAGGGGGATAATAAAGAGGCGGCTACGACTCAATCACAACCTGACACAAACTGCatgatttcaaaaaatgaaaaaaggaaaatacaacattgtaaagaaaattttggcacAAATGGAATAAGCACTTACAATACAGAAACCGTTCATTTGATTGAGGATTTGGCTAGTGAAGTTACATTACATTCTCTTACAGAAACTTACAACTGGACAAATTAATTCTCAGATCTCAAATAACTTGTTGATtcagattgaaaatttaaaaagaaaaaacccccTTAAAACACTTAAATTCAACCATCAGTGTAGTATTTCAAGTTCTTGATACAATGTTACAAAGGCACAGGATTGGCAGGAACCAAGACCTTTTTTAGAACTTGAACAGAACTTATAAACAGAGATTGGAAAagtaaagagaaagagagaaaatgggttAAGATTAGACATCAGTATTACTCCATGCACACAATGCCGCTGGGTAGAAACTTCCCATCTGTTTAGTGTATGTATCTGTTAGCAGTCCCTTGAGAAAATGATGAATAAGCCATCTTATCTTTAGAAGAGAGTTTGGAGCAGTTTTGGGGAAGACAAACTGGCTACAGATTTGAACTGCTACCACAACAAACACATTATTAGATTAACTAGTAGAAAATGCCCAAACTATGGCCATGCAAATTGTGAGTGACATGATTTTATATAGCTGTAACACAATAATCCTTCGTTTTTACCTTATTCTGCCTGTATTTGCCACGTATAGCATTCAGAGGGCAGCCACTAGTGTTCAGTTGCAAATCTTGTAATGCAAAAACTGCAGTCTTGAGATCTGATGCCTTGTACCTGGTGTAGTGTTCTAGAGTGGGATTCTGCCACATGCATGGACGAAGTCATAACCCCAATCCAATTACATGGAATAAAATCAAGTGGAAAGGAAATATGTAGGGAGATGATGCAAACCCAAGGGTGGCCTGATTGATCTAGTGTCCATCTTGCAAGAAATACAGCTGATGCAGCAATGATGGAAGGAAGGTATTTCAGACAGCCATAGTCAATCAGTGTCAGCTCTGCTAGATAATTACCCAAATACTCCAATTCAAGACTAGGATTCTGCGAGTTTGAAGAAGTTAAAAATGGGAAGTTTTAGTCTCAgagcaaaaattaaattaaagaaagcATCTCCTGAGCAAACCAGGTTATGTTTTACCTTGTAAGATGCTTGTGCCGCTCGTAGGAATCTCCTGGAAACCAAGAAATTTGCTAGAGTTATTAGGAATTTCAGTAGGGTATACAGAAGCCTTTAGTCATGAAAATATTAGATGTTGGATAATAAGCTGAAGTACCTGAGAAAAGTTTTTGCAGTTGGTGCAAAAATCTTAAAGCCAAAATAGTTCAGTACTTGACTCTCCATTTTCACCACCTGCCAGTTCAACGACAAGCTTTTATAAATCCAAATAACCAAGCAGAAGTATTCtgaagaaaaagtaaaataaaactagaacataaatatataaaataagaaaagggCTCTAACTCGGTGTTCAATATGTTGAAATTTTCTACATTAAAGATATGTTGTTGAGTTGGTTATTAACTTATTAACTGTTTGTTTAAGGTACTCTGCAAGAGTCTTTCCTTAACTTCCATAACTTCATATATTCCGTACTCTGAATGACCATTACCATGCTAATTGTTGTTCCAAAATGGGTCCAGCAAGACATGACACAAATCCACTCTAATTTCACAGGTCAGATACCATTTAAACCaaatttatgtatattttattGCCTTCTGTGAAGAAATACAATTAACTCAACTAATAACAATTTTGTTGCAAGTTGAGTTACATTTACATATCAAATTTATGCATCTGAGTTTTTTGATGCAAAATTGAGGGCACTAATAAAAGTTGATGCCAAACTAAGGGCACTAATAAATGTTTAGATAGATACAActaaataaatgatgaaaatgtggttcaaaatattttgtttacatCTACAGTTTCTTATCATTATATTTTCAAGTTTCTGAAACCCCAAGCATCCTAATTGGTCAAAACAAGAAAGTAGCAGAGACTAACCTCTCCTCTTGAGTAAGTGTTGTCTGTGATGCAGCAAAATTCTTCCACTCGTGGGGCACAAATTTCTTCATACTTCCTTAAATCCATAAAGAATAAAACTACATTAAACATCATGTCAAATAAAGCAGATTCAATGTCTAAGTTTTTATTGCCCCAACTACCATGTATGTTCATGAATGTTGGAAATATGAGAGAGTTATGTGAGCAATAATATATGACCACTAACATCcaatgtaatttttttcattgaatatCACATCACAGGAGAGCAGGAAAACTTTTCAACATCAGTAACCATAATAAATTGTCCTCTCATCCTCACTAGTGATGCATAAAACTTTTGGGTCTCATTCTATTTAAGCAATACATGCAGAACCACAAAGGTTGCTGAAATTCTCAACCCCGTAGTTTTAAAAGGCACAAGGTGCACCTAAGGCACAAAAGTCTCAAATAGCTTAGGCACAACACAAGGCGAGCACTTGAGTAAAATGGAATGCGACCTGggatgcatatcaattttataatatatgacTTGAAATCTaatccaattaataaaaaaattaaaattctaaacatttaaaagaaacattcaataaaaaaattaatgaaattatataaatttcaatatacaattaaaatttcaagaataaaagtgtttaaaaaggaaGAGTAAAGTCAACAAGGCATGCCTCTTTGATGAGGCACATGTCTTGGTAAGTAAGGTGCTATAACTAGCAAGTGGTTGTACCTTGAGCCTAGGTGCAATTTAAGcacaccttttaaaactatgttcAACCCCTATATGTACGGAAGAGGGTTAAACAGATGTTCTAACAGAACATCATATGTTATTTGTGTTCTCTTATTTCCTATGGTGATTGTTTCTTCTTTGGGGTTAGGCTCTCAATAGACTATCTACTTAAACAAAACTATCTTGTTTTTCTCCTCTATTAGATCTTTCACTTCTGTAGGTTTTTGGCAGTGAAAACTGTCTATCTAATAGAAATGACATCACCACACCCAAACATGGGAATAAGTTTCAATTCCCTATTGAGTTTTTCCACAAAACTCGACAAAAACAACTACCTCTAAAAAAAACTCACATGGTTTCTTTTATTCACAACTATGACTTCTGCAAGCCGGTTGATGATCCCTTTCCTCCTTTATGGATCTCGATAGAAAGGAGCAGATAAATCCAGAACCTGACCTAACGTCAACTCGTATAATTATCATGTTAACCAAGTTGGAATGGAAAAATCTTCATCTCAGGATGCACATTGCCCTTGAAAAAAGTGAACAACAGATTCAAAACCTCAAGACACATTTCCTGTCTATGGTATTATATAAATAGATAATGAATGTTGTGGGTGCACTTGCTGCCTCCAAACAGCCAGTGTCAGACAATGATTTGGTGTGGTGCACTCTTGAAGGCTCTAAAGTGATTCTGAAAGTTCTGATATATTTAGCAACAACAAGGTCAGTTGAACTGTTTTAGTCAAAACCAATGGAAGATATTGCAGCATTATTTTAGATTTGATGCTGTTCATCACCATAACATCAGCCTTATATGCAATAATGACTATTATGAAAATGCCCTAGATAACACTCCCTCCCAAAACTCAGAATGAACAGAAATCATGTAATGAAATATATCATAGATAAGGCAGCTTCTTACGAGGCAATTAGCATGCAGGTGATGCCAAGAAGTTGAAGTTTTTGTCTTTCAATGTAGTTTTGAGAGAGAAACCAATCAATGAGATGTACAGTGAGGTAAAGTGTATCTGGCACCAACTTGTATTCCTCAGATGCCTGAAACAAAGATCAAAATCATAAGTGATATTTCCTTAGGCATAATCATGAGATAATACATCTTCAGACCACCATTTTAAAAATGCCATAAAGTCAATTATCCTCAATTTAGTTTCTTGGCTTGACAAGGATATTGAATTCTGGAGATAAACCTATTTCCAGAGCCTcatgtatttttcttttaattggaTGATGGACCATGTTGTAGTAGCACTAACAACAGAAGCATTTGTTAAAAACAGAAAGGTCCAAAGCAAGGGtgcaatataaatatttaagtttggagccaaagaaaacagaaaaggCATATTCTTTAATAGACACTATTATACCCCTGACAAAGCACTGTTCTAGCAGAAAAAGAactaataaattcaaatttttaatgttttttttttggagaaaccTCAACAACCTTCTTGGAGAAACAAACTGAGGCATCCTAGAAGCATTGTCCTAGAAATTCATGCATGGATATCTGCAAAAGGCAATTATGTACTAAAATGGAACAACATTTTTAAGAAAGAAGGTAAAATTGTAAAGCCACCTACAAAACACACctaggaaagagaaaaaagtacaaagaaggaaagaaaaattataaggtttcaaaaaacaaaatatagaacAGTTTCCACAAACTTTGACATGCAGCTTGGTCCTGCCATATAGGGCGGAAATTATAGTATAGAATGTTTCTAAGGAGAGAGGATACATTACAAGTAAAAACTAGAAGTTTTCAAGTTTTAGGCATATAATCTTTATCATTAGCTTAGTACTCTAAAATATATCACTATTAGAACATTCAAATCAGTGGCATTGAGGAAAACTACAGAAACCTCTACAAGCCAGTCAACCAGAATCCCCCGCATACTCTGAGTGATATCTCGCTGCACTGTTTCCATAAAATTAGAACATGGCCTTCGGTTGAGCTGAAGAAATGAAAGATTAAATTATAAGTAAGCACAACTGTCTTGTGAGAAATGAGGTAAAAAGAGAGTGAAAGTTATCCATCTCTAGTCCTGGTAAAAACATAAATCCAGCTATAAAGCTACTGTAAACACACACTCACACATCGATATACACATGCAAGCACATAAGCttttaaagagttttgaaataCACTACAAGTTGCACAAGGATCTTATAGGATCAAGACATGCATGATAACTTGCTCATAAGATCATAAGTTACAACCAGATATGAAAATCTGGTGACCAAATCAGAACAGGAGACCAGATCATAAAAAGAGAATGGTAGATCATATCCGTCAAACCAAACCATGGAAGTTCTCAGTTTTCTCTTTGGTATTCCCTCTTTTTAAGGTGTCCTATTTTCTGCATAAATAAATCTATGGATCCTACAAATATTCAGTTCATGGTATTTTTGGCAGTCCATGAAGCATTTTTAAAGTTGAACAGTCGTGAAGAAGGCAACAAACTTTGAGGAAAGGCgaacattttatttctttcttttttacctTCTCTTATTGTTTTATTTGGTTATGTACAATTCTTGAAGGCTGTAGTACTAATGTTAATGGAGCAGCAATAAAGGAATTAACAAAGctgaattatgaaattagtaGGAAAATCTATTTATGTTGTGCACCCTAAATTGAATTGTTTATATTGATTTGAGGTAGTTAGTCTTTCTACGCTAAGTGTCTGCTTGTTTATTTGAAAGCACATTGTTCCTCtccttttttctccattttttttggaGGGCCAGCCCCTCCAAGTtcattccaaaataaaaagaaaagaggaacaaacctagaaaaaccaaaaaggaaaaatggtggatgaggaaaaggaaaaatgaaagttCATACAAGTCAAAGACCAGAATCTACAGCACAAACCTCTGCAACATGCAAATTGTTATAGATTTCAGGGGCATAGAGGCTACACAATTGAGGATCCTtgtcatcagaatcaatatccTTAACATCTGGATTGCTTGATGTTGTCAGCTTTCCATCAAAGCTACCCTTTTCTGCTGTACCAATTGAAACAGTGTCACTGTTGTTTACACATGATCTTATACAGTACAATGAAAAAGGCCAAAAAGAACAACCCCCTGCCACGCACACACACAAAAACCACACCCATGCTACCAATTTGATCTCACAAAAAGCATCAATCAGATACACAAACTTCACTaacattataaataaaactaaaaaaacaaaaccaattgaCCCAACCTTATTTTCATGACCTTTATATAACTTGATAAATACATATTGGCTGAAGAATGACATAATAAACATGAGTATGCTGCATCAAGAAAGCTCCATGCAAATAATACCTTGTTAATCATAATGTGTTCTATGCATGTGGCAGGACAAtgtgaaacaaaatattagGAGACTAAAGAACTGAAAAAAGCTTATTGGGAAATTGGATTCACAGCCCGATTGAGGTTCATGTCATTTGCCCAAATCATTTCATCTATTTGTCAAACTCTAGTCCAAAAGGCACCTCTTACTTGGAACCCCACCACCTAAGTCAACCAGCCATCACGCTGGTGAGATTAGAGCAATACAACTGCAAAGTGTTAAGTTTTGCATATTTAAGTTTCCATATTTTGGATTTTGAGCGaggaatttgtttttaaattattataccACTTTCACATTGTaagaaattttaatatattcatttaaaacttGACTTACCATTTATCAATTCATCATTTAAAAATGACTAATTACCACTAGCCACTAGCCCTTGTTGGATTTCCCATATAATTTCTTGTAGGCCttaaattaggattttttttttttttttgctaattttttCCACACTTAATTGCTAATATTGAATATCCAGCAATGCATAAACATAATATCTAGAATTATGCCCATAGAGATCTCCATGGAACTCTCAAATTTGACGGGATGCTAGAAAAGCAAGAAACTGCCACAAAGATGACACATTTTTCTTCTAAACTACCAAGTTCATAACCTAGGCAAgcaatcattcatatcattaaTACATAAAAGTTAACAAGTTTGTAGGTGAATTGAAAGACAATGCAAACCTTCATTTGAAGAGCTGTGGAGTTGTGAAGCAATTTCAGAACAGTGTTTTTCAACCTGATTGTCAGCTATGCCACATTTCCT from Vitis vinifera cultivar Pinot Noir 40024 chromosome 9, ASM3070453v1 includes these protein-coding regions:
- the LOC100254892 gene encoding cyclin-A2-3 isoform X3, producing MQLLLPQLLSKRNSKQARKGWVMLPKVAPSVTVEISLLSADPKATVAQEVEKQEIEPEVICLTIDGNLPSQLTSRTTLRKCGIADNQVEKHCSEIASQLHSSSNEAEKGSFDGKLTTSSNPDVKDIDSDDKDPQLCSLYAPEIYNNLHVAELNRRPCSNFMETVQRDITQSMRGILVDWLVEASEEYKLVPDTLYLTVHLIDWFLSQNYIERQKLQLLGITCMLIASKYEEICAPRVEEFCCITDNTYSRGEVVKMESQVLNYFGFKIFAPTAKTFLRRFLRAAQASYKNPSLELEYLGNYLAELTLIDYGCLKYLPSIIAASAVFLARWTLDQSGHPWNPTLEHYTRYKASDLKTAVFALQDLQLNTSGCPLNAIRGKYRQNKFKSVASLSSPKLLQTLF
- the LOC100254892 gene encoding cyclin-A2-3 isoform X1 translates to MEKENWATANAEELTTRVTRSRAATYRASKQMLPKNASMPQEQKRTSQSNLKRPALEEKNNAASATTAPQCKKRAVLKDVANICCENLYMNCIDATKIQKRNSKQARKGWVMLPKVAPSVTVEISLLSADPKATVAQEVEKQEIEPEVICLTIDGNLPSQLTSRTTLRKCGIADNQVEKHCSEIASQLHSSSNEAEKGSFDGKLTTSSNPDVKDIDSDDKDPQLCSLYAPEIYNNLHVAELNRRPCSNFMETVQRDITQSMRGILVDWLVEASEEYKLVPDTLYLTVHLIDWFLSQNYIERQKLQLLGITCMLIASKYEEICAPRVEEFCCITDNTYSRGEVVKMESQVLNYFGFKIFAPTAKTFLRRFLRAAQASYKNPSLELEYLGNYLAELTLIDYGCLKYLPSIIAASAVFLARWTLDQSGHPWNPTLEHYTRYKASDLKTAVFALQDLQLNTSGCPLNAIRGKYRQNKFKSVASLSSPKLLQTLF
- the LOC100254892 gene encoding cyclin-A2-4 isoform X2; translation: MEKENWATANAEELTTRVTRSRAATYRASKQMLPKNASMPQEQKRTSQSNLKRPALEEKNNAASATTAPQCKKRAVLKDVANICCENLYMNCIDATKIQKRNSKQARKGWVMLPKVAPSVTVEISLLSADPKATVAQEVEKQEIEPEVICLTIDGNLPSQLTSRTTLRKCGIADNQVEKHCSEIASQLHSSSNEEKGSFDGKLTTSSNPDVKDIDSDDKDPQLCSLYAPEIYNNLHVAELNRRPCSNFMETVQRDITQSMRGILVDWLVEASEEYKLVPDTLYLTVHLIDWFLSQNYIERQKLQLLGITCMLIASKYEEICAPRVEEFCCITDNTYSRGEVVKMESQVLNYFGFKIFAPTAKTFLRRFLRAAQASYKNPSLELEYLGNYLAELTLIDYGCLKYLPSIIAASAVFLARWTLDQSGHPWNPTLEHYTRYKASDLKTAVFALQDLQLNTSGCPLNAIRGKYRQNKFKSVASLSSPKLLQTLF